From one Solea solea chromosome 15, fSolSol10.1, whole genome shotgun sequence genomic stretch:
- the grem2b gene encoding gremlin-2b, with amino-acid sequence MLWRITIPVILAGVLCITAETKKPRPQGSIPSPYKTKGNLSSERHHRLLQQKPEVLSSSREALVVTERRYLRRDWCKTQPLRQTISEEGCRSRTVVNRFCYGQCNSFYIPRHMGPSSGHGQNRGQASGSGRKKHNKAQEPFQSCSFCKPHRITQLTVQLDCPDLQPPFRHRKVQRVKQCRCMSVDVSSHGKL; translated from the coding sequence atgCTGTGGAGAATAACTATCCCAGTCATACTGGCTGGGGTGCTCTGCATCACCGCAGAGACCAAGAAGCCCCGGCCGCAGGGATCCATCCCATCGCCGTACAAAACTAAAGGGAACCTGTCCTCGGAGCGCCACCACCGGTTACTGCAGCAGAAACCTGAGGTGCTGTCCTCCAGCAGAGAGGCCTTGGTGGTGACAGAGCGCCGCTACCTCCGCAGAGACTGGTGCAAGACCCAACCGCTCCGTCAGACAATCAGTGAGGAGGGCTGCCGGAGCCGCACTGTGGTCAACCGTTTTTGCTACGGCCAGTGCAACTCCTTCTATATCCCCCGCCACATGGGCCCCAGCTCCGGCCACGGCCAGAACCGAGGCCAGGCCTCGGGTTCTGGCAGGAAAAAGCACAACAAGGCCCAGGAGCCGTTCCAGTCCTGCTCCTTCTGCAAGCCGCACCGCATCACACAGCTCACAGTGCAGCTGGACTGTCCGGACCTGCAGCCCCCCTTCAGACACCGCAAGGTGCAGAGGGTCAAACAGTGCCGCTGCATGTCTGTGGACGTGAGCAGTCATGGGAAACTGTGA